A single region of the Actinoplanes sp. SE50/110 genome encodes:
- a CDS encoding acyl-CoA dehydrogenase family protein, whose protein sequence is MTDFDVYRLPEDHETIRAAVREVCDARVAPNAAEADETAEFPKASYDALRSSDFHAPHIPVEYGGAGADALATAIVIEEVARACAASSLIPAVNKLGSLPVILAGSEDLKRRYLTKVAAGEGMFSYCLSEPEAGSDAASMTTRAVRDGDHWVLNGVKRWITNAGVSEFYTVFAVTDPAARSRGISAFVVEKSDQGVSFGAPEKKLGIKGSPTREVYFDNVRIPADRMIGAEGTGFATAMKTLDHTRVTIAAQAIGIAQGALDFALAYAKERKQFGKAIAEFQGLQFMLADMGMKLEAARQLTYTAAGKSERGDADLTYFGAAAKCFASDVAMEITTDAVQILGGYGYTRDYPVERMMRDAKITQIYEGTNQVQRIVMARQLLK, encoded by the coding sequence ATGACTGATTTCGACGTCTACCGGCTGCCGGAGGATCACGAGACCATCCGTGCCGCCGTGCGCGAGGTCTGTGACGCCCGGGTGGCTCCGAACGCGGCCGAGGCCGACGAGACCGCAGAGTTCCCCAAGGCGTCGTACGACGCCCTGCGCTCGTCCGATTTCCACGCCCCGCACATCCCGGTCGAATACGGCGGCGCCGGCGCGGACGCCCTGGCCACCGCCATCGTGATCGAGGAAGTGGCCCGGGCCTGCGCCGCGTCCTCGCTGATCCCGGCGGTCAACAAGCTCGGCTCGCTGCCGGTCATCCTGGCCGGGTCGGAGGACCTCAAGCGCCGCTACCTCACCAAGGTCGCCGCCGGCGAGGGCATGTTCTCCTACTGCCTGTCCGAGCCCGAGGCCGGCTCCGACGCCGCCTCGATGACCACCCGCGCCGTCCGCGACGGCGACCACTGGGTGCTCAACGGCGTCAAGCGGTGGATCACCAACGCCGGCGTCAGCGAGTTCTACACGGTCTTCGCGGTCACCGACCCGGCCGCCCGGTCCCGCGGCATCTCCGCGTTCGTGGTGGAGAAGTCCGACCAGGGCGTCAGCTTCGGCGCCCCGGAGAAGAAACTCGGCATCAAGGGCTCGCCGACCCGCGAGGTCTACTTCGACAACGTACGCATCCCGGCCGACCGGATGATCGGCGCCGAGGGCACCGGCTTCGCCACCGCGATGAAGACCCTGGACCACACCCGGGTCACCATCGCGGCCCAGGCCATCGGGATCGCGCAGGGTGCGCTCGACTTCGCCTTGGCGTACGCGAAGGAGCGCAAGCAGTTCGGCAAGGCGATCGCCGAGTTCCAGGGCCTGCAGTTCATGCTCGCCGACATGGGCATGAAGCTGGAGGCGGCCCGCCAGTTGACCTACACCGCCGCCGGCAAGAGCGAGCGCGGCGATGCCGACCTGACCTACTTCGGGGCGGCGGCCAAGTGCTTCGCCTCGGACGTGGCCATGGAGATCACCACGGACGCGGTGCAGATCCTGGGCGGTTATGGGTACACCCGCGACTACCCGGTCGAGCGCATGATGCGCGACGCCAAGATCACCCAAATCTATGAGGGCACCAACCAGGTCCAGCGCATCGTGATGGCGCGGCAGCTCCTCAAATAG
- a CDS encoding YbaB/EbfC family nucleoid-associated protein yields the protein MAAVWYGDVDLGEQLRTMTVTATSPDGAIRATVTGENRLELRFQPRTYQWYDDHGLARELTALGTTTWVAWTRQRAEVTRLSLGQSRGEAEQSQRRDGDPRHDRFIEALRRLECDGVSRDRSIHLRLAGATRWQVEIADGTARNTPERTFVEQAVSAVDSVIQDRSMKMALLRAEHFDIGVPSSWLDRVRSLRFRY from the coding sequence GTGGCAGCAGTGTGGTACGGCGACGTTGATCTGGGCGAGCAGTTACGCACGATGACGGTGACCGCCACCTCGCCGGACGGCGCCATCCGGGCCACGGTCACCGGCGAGAACCGGCTGGAGTTGCGCTTCCAACCGCGGACCTACCAGTGGTACGACGACCACGGCCTGGCCCGCGAACTCACCGCGCTCGGCACCACGACGTGGGTCGCCTGGACCCGCCAGCGCGCGGAGGTCACCCGGCTGTCCCTTGGACAGAGCAGGGGCGAAGCTGAGCAGAGTCAACGGCGAGACGGCGACCCGCGACACGACCGCTTCATCGAAGCCCTGCGCCGCCTCGAATGCGACGGGGTCTCCCGTGACCGGTCGATACACTTACGACTCGCCGGCGCTACTCGCTGGCAGGTGGAGATCGCCGACGGCACCGCTCGCAACACACCCGAGCGGACGTTCGTGGAGCAGGCGGTGTCGGCTGTTGACTCGGTGATCCAGGACCGATCGATGAAGATGGCACTTCTCCGAGCCGAGCACTTCGACATCGGCGTCCCGAGCAGCTGGCTCGATCGGGTGCGATCACTTCGCTTCCGATACTGA
- a CDS encoding Tripartite motif-containing protein 71 — MPLWYTSDVTRKSVAALAVLAMSAAAMPAPALAQPDGATPTLVAGAGAPGFSGDGGPAAEAKLNRPLGAAVAADGSVYIADTLNRRVRVVGKDGIIRTVAGNGRQTVPASVPAGTKGTGIALSSPNAVAAGSDGTVFIADSAASRVYALAADGSITVRVDADVLGGSIATINAIAVAPSGTLYLADRENNRVVEIAPGAGSRPLSTPVNLPTGLAADAAGDLWITSASSVLSRLHDGKLATIIDTAGGGWRADENRAALSPFNASTVSAGTDGVYLVDNQQRTVRRLGTDASAATVAGLPADPFGTRDPIGLAAGTASAGPLYVVDTVGSRIFSMPVTVSAGDSADGDPKPVWPWALGGAAVLVLGAVFFLVSRRRRA, encoded by the coding sequence ATGCCGCTGTGGTACACCTCCGACGTGACGAGGAAATCTGTCGCCGCCCTCGCGGTTCTGGCCATGTCGGCGGCTGCGATGCCCGCGCCGGCCTTGGCGCAACCCGACGGAGCCACGCCGACCCTCGTAGCGGGCGCGGGGGCGCCCGGGTTCAGCGGTGATGGGGGGCCGGCTGCCGAGGCGAAGCTGAATCGGCCGTTGGGGGCCGCCGTGGCGGCCGACGGCAGTGTGTACATAGCCGACACCCTCAACCGTCGGGTTCGGGTTGTCGGCAAGGACGGCATCATCCGGACGGTCGCCGGAAACGGCCGGCAGACCGTGCCAGCTTCGGTGCCGGCTGGTACGAAGGGCACAGGTATCGCCCTCAGCTCACCGAACGCCGTCGCGGCCGGCTCCGACGGCACCGTCTTCATCGCCGACAGCGCGGCTTCCCGGGTGTATGCCTTGGCAGCTGACGGGTCCATCACGGTCCGGGTCGACGCGGACGTGCTCGGTGGGTCGATCGCCACGATCAACGCGATCGCAGTTGCGCCCAGCGGCACCCTGTACCTTGCGGATCGGGAGAACAATCGCGTCGTCGAGATCGCGCCCGGTGCTGGCAGCCGGCCGCTGTCGACGCCGGTCAACCTGCCGACCGGTCTCGCCGCCGACGCGGCGGGAGACCTCTGGATAACCAGCGCGAGCTCGGTGCTGAGTCGGCTGCACGATGGGAAGCTGGCGACGATCATCGACACCGCCGGCGGTGGCTGGCGGGCTGACGAGAACCGGGCGGCGTTGTCGCCGTTCAACGCGTCCACGGTTAGCGCCGGCACGGACGGCGTTTACCTCGTCGACAACCAGCAGCGAACCGTACGCCGCCTCGGCACCGACGCCAGCGCGGCCACTGTTGCCGGGCTTCCGGCAGACCCTTTCGGTACGCGGGATCCCATCGGACTGGCCGCAGGAACTGCTTCAGCCGGCCCGCTCTATGTCGTTGACACGGTGGGCAGCCGGATCTTCTCGATGCCGGTCACCGTGTCCGCTGGTGACAGCGCTGACGGCGATCCGAAGCCGGTCTGGCCGTGGGCGCTCGGCGGTGCCGCGGTACTCGTGCTCGGAGCAGTGTTTTTCCTGGTCTCTCGCCGCAGGCGAGCCTGA
- a CDS encoding SAM-dependent methyltransferase, with translation MEPNTWVPEGADITVPNASRVYDYALGGMHNFAVDREFWHHVQDSFPEAHLVAQANRAYLGRAVRWLVEERGVTQFLDIGSGIPTLGNVHEVAQEADPDARVVYVDIDPIAVEQSRSLLRDNPNAHAIRGDLCDPDTIVWHDQVISFLDFSRPIAVLMVAVLHFVPDEADPRSLISRIGAALMPGSFLVLSHAGPEVTEDGLRRQEIARKLYEKTPTPLVIRDREQLLGLLDESFEVLEPGVVAADQWRPDPEQAAQIPPQPTALVVVARRR, from the coding sequence GTGGAGCCGAACACGTGGGTGCCGGAGGGCGCGGACATCACCGTGCCGAACGCGTCCCGGGTGTACGACTACGCGCTGGGCGGCATGCACAACTTCGCGGTCGATCGGGAGTTCTGGCATCACGTCCAGGATTCGTTTCCGGAGGCGCACCTGGTGGCCCAGGCCAATCGGGCCTATCTCGGCCGGGCGGTCCGGTGGCTGGTCGAGGAGCGCGGGGTCACCCAGTTCCTGGACATCGGCTCCGGGATTCCGACGCTGGGCAACGTGCACGAGGTGGCGCAGGAGGCGGACCCGGACGCCCGGGTGGTGTATGTCGACATCGATCCGATCGCGGTCGAGCAGAGCCGCAGCCTGCTGCGCGACAACCCGAACGCCCACGCGATCCGCGGCGACCTGTGCGATCCCGACACGATCGTCTGGCACGACCAGGTGATCTCGTTCCTCGACTTCTCCCGGCCGATTGCGGTCCTCATGGTGGCGGTGCTGCATTTCGTCCCGGACGAGGCGGATCCGCGGTCGCTGATCTCCCGGATCGGGGCGGCGCTGATGCCGGGCAGTTTCCTGGTCCTGTCGCACGCCGGGCCGGAGGTGACCGAGGACGGCCTGCGGCGGCAGGAGATCGCCCGCAAGCTGTACGAGAAGACCCCGACCCCACTGGTGATCCGCGACCGTGAGCAATTGCTGGGCCTGCTGGACGAGTCGTTCGAGGTGCTGGAGCCCGGTGTGGTCGCCGCCGACCAGTGGCGGCCGGACCCGGAGCAGGCCGCCCAGATCCCGCCGCAGCCGACCGCGCTGGTCGTGGTGGCCCGCCGGAGGTAG
- a CDS encoding bifunctional diguanylate cyclase/phosphodiesterase, whose product MVDESARNAVAQRWLSAIAAAGFVPGRRARVLRELQRLLRRLESTVAGEPFDPAAGWRIGARLVELRMAGPKVIGATIRLLRTELTELLAGDVAALGVRVDLVLEQVNNGFAAALRDTAMAIAEDINRSMRVTWEADRSVLHHRWQHARLHDPVTGLPNRAHLRDVLRRVTADGSGRIGVCLLRVDDFADLSDALGHAHGDDLLAAISWRLRDLVRSWSATARDQAARPEADDRYLLAHLGGEEFALLVIGTTGAHQMVKVAKLAGLALRTVVLPSVDGYAPRMTASAGIVEAPIAARPDPEEWLRDARRALAWARGDDAGGVMVFEPGRARQDSRRNRLAAAMPVALDRGEFEPHFQPILRLADRSVVGVEALARWRHPREGLLSPAAFITLAEQTGLIRRLGQSILEQACRQGAAWRAEGRHLTINANLAPAQLADPGLVAGVADVLYRTRMPAGCLQLEITESAVVDRCGRQLDDLAALGVRLALDDYGTGYASLRSLARLPVTTVKLAAELVADLADPGDAAAAAIVKHTVRLCHSLGLTVIAEGIEAETQHARLRDLGCDLGQGFLYAKPVDPRHVDPFSRRMEPPSE is encoded by the coding sequence ATGGTCGACGAATCAGCCCGGAATGCGGTGGCCCAGCGGTGGTTGAGCGCGATCGCCGCGGCCGGTTTCGTGCCCGGCCGACGGGCGAGGGTGCTCCGGGAGCTTCAGCGGTTGCTCCGGCGCCTCGAGTCGACGGTCGCCGGTGAGCCGTTCGACCCGGCGGCCGGCTGGCGGATCGGCGCCCGGCTGGTCGAGCTGCGGATGGCCGGCCCGAAGGTGATCGGCGCGACGATCAGGCTGCTCAGAACCGAGCTGACGGAGCTTCTCGCCGGGGACGTCGCGGCGCTCGGCGTACGGGTGGACCTGGTCCTCGAGCAGGTGAACAACGGGTTCGCCGCGGCGCTGCGGGACACCGCGATGGCGATCGCCGAGGACATCAACCGGTCGATGCGGGTGACCTGGGAGGCCGACCGGTCCGTGCTGCATCACCGGTGGCAGCACGCCCGGCTGCACGATCCGGTCACCGGGCTGCCGAACCGGGCCCACCTCCGGGACGTGCTGCGGCGCGTCACCGCCGACGGGTCCGGCCGGATCGGGGTGTGCCTGTTGCGGGTCGACGACTTCGCCGATCTCAGCGATGCCCTCGGCCATGCCCACGGCGACGATCTGCTGGCGGCGATCAGCTGGCGGCTCCGGGATCTCGTCCGCTCGTGGTCGGCCACCGCCCGGGACCAGGCCGCCCGGCCGGAGGCGGACGATCGCTATCTGCTGGCGCACCTCGGTGGTGAGGAATTCGCGCTGCTGGTGATCGGGACGACGGGCGCGCACCAGATGGTGAAGGTCGCCAAGCTTGCCGGGCTGGCGCTGCGCACCGTGGTGCTGCCGTCGGTGGACGGCTATGCGCCCCGGATGACGGCCAGTGCCGGGATCGTGGAGGCGCCGATCGCCGCGCGGCCGGACCCGGAGGAGTGGCTGCGCGACGCGCGCCGGGCGTTGGCGTGGGCGCGGGGGGATGACGCGGGCGGGGTGATGGTCTTCGAGCCGGGCCGGGCGCGACAGGATTCCCGGCGGAACCGGCTGGCCGCGGCGATGCCGGTCGCCCTGGACCGCGGTGAGTTCGAGCCGCATTTCCAGCCGATCCTGCGGTTGGCCGACCGGAGCGTCGTCGGGGTGGAGGCGCTGGCCCGGTGGCGGCATCCCCGGGAGGGCCTGCTGAGCCCGGCCGCCTTCATCACGCTGGCCGAGCAGACCGGCCTGATCCGGCGGCTGGGCCAGTCGATCCTGGAGCAGGCGTGCCGGCAGGGCGCGGCCTGGCGCGCGGAGGGCCGCCACCTGACGATCAACGCGAATCTGGCTCCCGCGCAGCTCGCCGACCCGGGCCTCGTCGCCGGGGTCGCGGATGTGCTCTATCGGACGAGGATGCCGGCCGGGTGCCTGCAGCTGGAGATCACCGAGAGCGCGGTCGTCGACCGGTGCGGGCGGCAGCTCGACGACCTGGCGGCCCTCGGTGTCCGGCTGGCGCTCGACGATTACGGCACCGGTTATGCGAGCCTGCGGTCGCTGGCGCGGCTGCCGGTGACGACGGTGAAGCTGGCGGCCGAGCTCGTCGCCGATCTGGCGGACCCCGGCGACGCGGCCGCGGCGGCGATCGTGAAGCACACCGTCCGGCTGTGTCACAGCCTCGGTCTCACCGTCATCGCCGAGGGCATCGAGGCCGAGACGCAGCACGCCCGGCTCCGGGACCTGGGGTGCGACCTCGGCCAAGGATTTCTTTACGCCAAGCCCGTTGATCCACGACATGTCGATCCGTTCAGCCGCCGGATGGAACCTCCGTCAGAGTAG
- a CDS encoding efflux RND transporter periplasmic adaptor subunit, producing the protein MARAAVFAGATVLLAACTTTGDAGPGSGAGAGDLVVASATAAPATVRVEKREIYQTVRLEGLVEPYDAVPVKAAVDGRFIPAAGVRNGRTVPRGFRLGAVRQCPDEQNAGTVNPAPSASASAGGTAATHCAYRYTAVRAPAAGQLSDVGEQNVAPGAVIANIRPPGFHIRLPVEDKSVLFNFAHPPSSGKAQIVGGPSGLTVRFERRTFDQSSGTVNVFVSAPSHVDLFAGLHAVVVFVTNALKDVDTLPLSAVRGRAEQGEVVVLDQAGHTRTVDVVIGAADDAYVQVSGLDPDADVLVYPLDSNFDR; encoded by the coding sequence GTGGCGCGTGCGGCCGTGTTCGCGGGTGCCACCGTGCTGCTCGCGGCCTGCACCACCACCGGCGACGCCGGCCCCGGTAGCGGGGCGGGGGCGGGTGACCTGGTGGTCGCGTCGGCCACCGCCGCACCGGCGACGGTCCGGGTGGAGAAACGGGAGATCTATCAGACGGTGCGTCTGGAGGGCCTGGTCGAGCCGTATGACGCGGTTCCGGTCAAGGCGGCGGTGGACGGCCGGTTCATTCCGGCCGCCGGGGTCCGGAACGGGCGTACGGTGCCGCGGGGTTTCCGGCTCGGTGCGGTGCGTCAATGTCCCGACGAGCAGAACGCCGGCACCGTGAATCCGGCGCCGTCGGCCTCCGCGTCCGCGGGTGGCACCGCGGCCACCCACTGCGCCTATCGGTACACCGCGGTGCGGGCCCCGGCCGCGGGCCAGCTGTCCGACGTCGGCGAGCAGAACGTCGCCCCCGGTGCGGTGATCGCCAACATCCGTCCGCCCGGATTCCACATCCGGCTGCCGGTCGAGGACAAGTCGGTGCTGTTCAATTTCGCCCACCCGCCGTCGTCGGGCAAGGCGCAGATCGTCGGCGGCCCGTCCGGGCTGACCGTCCGGTTCGAGCGGCGGACCTTCGACCAGAGCAGCGGTACGGTCAACGTGTTCGTCTCCGCGCCGTCGCATGTGGACCTCTTCGCCGGGCTGCACGCGGTGGTCGTCTTCGTCACCAACGCGCTGAAGGACGTGGACACGCTGCCCCTGTCGGCGGTGCGTGGGCGCGCCGAGCAGGGCGAGGTGGTGGTGCTGGACCAGGCCGGGCACACCCGGACGGTCGACGTCGTCATCGGTGCGGCGGACGACGCCTATGTGCAGGTGAGCGGTCTGGATCCGGACGCCGACGTGCTCGTCTACCCGCTGGATTCGAACTTTGACCGATAG
- a CDS encoding ABC transporter ATP-binding protein gives MTDSRPVVEARGAGKTLQLPTGDRLQVLRDVHLTIMAGEAVAIRGRSGSGKTTLLRALGLFIPFDTGEHRVLGTDVRRAGDRRCSRLRARSIGFVFQDFRLLPNLTATQNVEYAGILAGLRGRRRRAAAREALDRVGLGARLQSRPAQLSGGEQQRVGIARALVKQPALVLADEPTGALDAETADAVMTLLLDAVRDLNAALVVVTHDDAVAERCDRRVLIAGGAVHEPGAADVVEAP, from the coding sequence TTGACCGATAGCCGACCGGTCGTCGAGGCGCGCGGCGCGGGGAAGACGCTGCAGCTGCCCACCGGCGACCGGCTCCAGGTCCTGCGCGACGTCCACCTGACGATCATGGCGGGTGAGGCGGTCGCGATCCGTGGCCGGTCCGGTTCCGGCAAGACGACACTGCTGCGCGCCCTCGGCCTGTTCATCCCGTTCGACACCGGGGAGCACCGGGTGCTGGGCACCGATGTGCGCCGGGCCGGTGACCGTCGCTGTTCCCGGCTGCGGGCCCGGTCGATCGGCTTCGTGTTCCAGGATTTCCGCCTGCTGCCCAATCTGACCGCGACGCAGAACGTCGAGTACGCCGGCATCCTGGCCGGTCTGCGCGGCCGGCGCCGCCGGGCGGCGGCGCGCGAGGCGCTGGACCGGGTCGGGCTCGGCGCCCGGCTGCAGTCCCGTCCCGCCCAGCTCTCCGGCGGCGAGCAGCAGCGGGTCGGGATCGCCCGTGCGCTGGTCAAGCAGCCGGCCCTGGTGCTGGCCGACGAGCCGACCGGCGCGCTGGACGCGGAGACCGCCGACGCGGTGATGACCCTGCTGCTCGACGCGGTCCGGGATCTGAACGCCGCGCTGGTGGTGGTCACCCACGATGACGCGGTCGCCGAGCGGTGCGACCGGCGGGTGCTGATCGCCGGCGGTGCGGTGCACGAGCCCGGTGCCGCGGACGTGGTGGAGGCGCCCTGA
- a CDS encoding ABC transporter permease yields the protein MQVPLLAVREFRSNWRRNAIFGAILFVSISVQLFTAIAATASRTAVESYATAVFGYAETYSLTIPDERTGAALHTLNDRLADITRSHPWLRPATAVNVTAYVRASATSDPSALVPVTLRSVTRDWQLLTPALADDDLWRTVIDDRRLGPAVLLDRDTAGRLGVAAPMAVTLLLDAPVADHPGAGASPGPEQARQQAAGDAPAQVAAGASVRPRIALGGVPVFGTYTELNKSLAADGFVTQNVIDLAHLGPQTVQVYWRCVRIRCGDAAALVRTAVGGHVTAVESRIDDIDQFRPVLDQQREEGQRFSVIVLVLGALAVGIVSTAFVEVRAPQFATLRALGASRPAVGVLALLENLLTAAVVGVLAVLAGAAASRLDPNRFNQISQVRLDHLGVPIAIYAQTIAITLAIGLLTGLAPAIRAYRAVRTS from the coding sequence ATGCAGGTTCCGCTGCTCGCCGTCCGCGAGTTCCGGTCGAACTGGCGGCGCAACGCGATCTTCGGCGCGATCCTGTTCGTGTCGATCAGCGTGCAGCTGTTCACCGCGATCGCGGCCACCGCCAGCCGGACCGCGGTGGAGTCCTACGCGACCGCGGTCTTCGGCTATGCGGAGACGTACAGCCTGACCATCCCGGACGAGCGCACCGGCGCCGCCCTGCACACCCTCAACGACCGGCTGGCCGACATCACCCGCAGCCACCCCTGGCTGCGCCCGGCCACCGCGGTGAACGTGACCGCCTACGTGCGGGCGTCGGCCACCTCCGACCCGAGCGCACTGGTGCCGGTCACCCTGCGGTCGGTGACCCGGGACTGGCAGTTGCTGACCCCGGCGCTGGCCGACGACGACCTGTGGCGCACGGTCATCGACGATCGCCGGCTCGGCCCGGCCGTTCTCCTCGACCGGGACACCGCGGGCCGGCTCGGCGTGGCCGCCCCGATGGCGGTGACCCTGCTGCTGGACGCCCCGGTCGCCGACCATCCGGGAGCCGGCGCGTCACCCGGGCCGGAGCAGGCCCGGCAGCAGGCGGCCGGCGACGCCCCGGCCCAGGTCGCGGCGGGCGCTTCGGTGCGTCCCCGGATCGCGCTCGGCGGTGTGCCGGTCTTCGGCACCTACACCGAGCTGAACAAGTCGCTGGCCGCCGACGGTTTCGTCACCCAGAACGTGATCGATCTGGCGCACCTCGGCCCGCAGACCGTGCAGGTCTACTGGCGGTGCGTGCGGATCCGGTGCGGCGACGCGGCGGCCCTGGTGCGCACCGCGGTGGGCGGTCACGTCACCGCGGTCGAGAGCCGGATCGACGACATCGACCAGTTCCGCCCGGTGTTGGATCAGCAGCGTGAGGAGGGGCAGCGGTTCTCGGTGATCGTGCTGGTCCTGGGCGCGCTCGCGGTCGGCATCGTCTCCACCGCGTTCGTCGAGGTGCGGGCGCCGCAGTTCGCCACGCTGCGGGCGCTCGGCGCGTCCCGCCCGGCCGTCGGGGTGCTGGCGCTGCTGGAGAATCTGCTGACCGCGGCGGTGGTCGGCGTGCTCGCGGTACTCGCCGGGGCGGCCGCCAGCCGGCTCGATCCGAACCGGTTCAACCAGATCTCCCAGGTCCGCCTCGATCATCTCGGCGTGCCGATCGCGATCTACGCACAGACCATCGCGATCACCCTGGCGATCGGCCTGCTCACCGGCCTGGCCCCGGCGATCCGCGCGTACCGGGCGGTCCGCACGTCCTGA